The following coding sequences are from one Formosa haliotis window:
- a CDS encoding tetratricopeptide repeat-containing sensor histidine kinase: MQLSAQGNSIDFIHKLLDKASNSQIYNYNDRIAFIQKAQELAQEFKIDSLVLKSNLQKEALYEEFSLDDLFLKTNQSNLEFAEHNGDSISLAKVYENRGNYYYKRSTDSAYYYYHKAEKIYRAIQDSFNTASALLNIALIQKNEKDFIGSEVTSFEGVKLLDSLPSLDKINQKKAYLYNNLGLVYDQLDQYEDAINYHNKALSLKRNLKGKNLQTIDNSVNNLALAYKNSGKYEIALKYYNDILNNSKLIEDRPDFYALVLDNYAHTLYLTKDKTQLPNLYLKALNICDSIGATYNSIIINQHLSEFYYDKKQTDSAKYYAYAAYDISKAYHNDDLLKSLLLLSKIESDSEAVTHYKSYIQLNDSLQKSERAVRNKFARIRYETKEIELKNQQISKERLLFMLLSLGLLLTSFLVFIIVSQRNKNKSLQFKQQQQQTNEEIYNLMLSQQDKIDEARTLEKRRISEELHDGILGRLFGTRLSLDSLNASTREEDIATRSNYLDELKAIEFEVRKVSHDLNVDFVSHSGYIDIIKTLLDKQTLAYNLKCHLKHDDTINWDAVSNKIKIHFYRIIQEALQNTYKHAEADEIYIEFYTKENDICLDIVDNGVGFNFTKSKKGIGLKNMTSRVKEINGLLVINSDKNQGTKITISTPIYN, from the coding sequence TTGCAATTATCTGCACAGGGTAATTCTATAGATTTTATTCACAAACTCTTAGATAAAGCTTCCAACAGTCAAATTTATAATTATAATGATCGTATTGCATTCATTCAAAAAGCCCAAGAGTTGGCTCAAGAATTTAAAATTGATTCTTTAGTTTTAAAAAGTAACTTACAAAAAGAAGCTTTATATGAAGAGTTCAGTTTGGATGATTTATTTTTAAAAACGAATCAGTCAAACCTTGAATTTGCAGAACATAATGGTGATTCTATTAGTCTTGCTAAAGTTTACGAAAACCGAGGTAATTATTATTACAAACGGTCTACTGATAGTGCCTACTACTATTATCATAAAGCAGAAAAAATATATCGTGCTATTCAAGATTCTTTTAATACAGCATCAGCTCTTCTTAACATCGCTCTAATCCAAAAAAACGAAAAGGATTTTATAGGGAGTGAAGTCACATCGTTTGAGGGAGTAAAACTCTTAGATTCCCTGCCTTCCTTAGATAAAATTAACCAAAAAAAAGCATACTTATATAATAATTTGGGTCTAGTGTACGACCAGTTAGACCAATACGAAGATGCTATTAATTACCATAATAAAGCATTAAGCCTAAAACGAAATTTAAAAGGAAAAAATCTACAAACTATAGACAATTCGGTTAATAATTTAGCTCTAGCTTATAAGAATTCTGGGAAATATGAAATTGCCTTAAAATACTATAACGACATCTTAAATAATTCAAAACTAATTGAAGACCGACCTGATTTTTATGCTTTGGTATTAGATAATTACGCACACACCCTATATTTAACCAAGGACAAAACCCAGCTCCCAAACCTCTATTTAAAAGCCTTAAACATTTGTGATAGTATTGGTGCAACCTATAATTCCATCATAATAAATCAGCATTTATCTGAATTTTATTACGATAAAAAACAAACAGATTCGGCTAAGTATTACGCCTATGCTGCTTACGATATTTCTAAAGCGTATCATAACGACGATTTACTAAAATCACTATTATTGCTCTCTAAAATTGAAAGCGATAGCGAAGCGGTAACCCATTACAAATCGTATATCCAACTTAACGATAGCCTTCAAAAAAGTGAACGTGCCGTAAGAAACAAATTTGCCAGAATTAGATATGAAACCAAGGAAATTGAATTAAAAAATCAACAAATTTCTAAAGAGCGCTTGCTGTTTATGTTACTTTCGTTAGGATTACTACTTACTTCCTTCTTGGTATTCATTATCGTATCTCAACGCAATAAAAACAAATCCCTTCAATTTAAACAGCAGCAACAACAAACCAACGAGGAGATTTATAACCTCATGCTTTCTCAACAAGATAAAATTGATGAAGCACGAACCTTAGAGAAGCGACGTATTTCGGAAGAACTACACGACGGTATTCTAGGGCGATTGTTTGGCACACGTCTAAGTTTAGATAGTTTAAATGCCAGCACGAGAGAAGAAGATATAGCAACTCGAAGTAATTATCTTGACGAATTAAAGGCTATAGAATTTGAGGTACGCAAGGTTTCTCACGATTTAAATGTAGACTTTGTATCGCACTCCGGTTATATAGACATCATAAAAACGCTATTAGACAAACAAACTTTGGCTTATAATTTAAAATGTCATTTAAAACACGACGACACGATTAATTGGGATGCGGTTTCAAATAAAATAAAAATCCATTTTTATAGAATTATTCAAGAGGCGCTTCAAAACACCTATAAACATGCCGAAGCAGACGAGATTTATATCGAATTCTACACCAAAGAAAACGACATTTGTTTAGACATCGTAGATAATGGTGTAGGCTTTAATTTCACCAAATCTAAAAAAGGCATAGGTTTAAAAAACATGACCTCGAGAGTGAAAGAAATTAACGGGTTATTGGTTATTAATTCGGATAAAAATCAAGGCACCAAAATTACGATTAGCACACCTATATATAATTAA
- a CDS encoding NTP/NDP exchange transporter, with translation MRLIQPVKTYLLNVFDLNEDELQKTLLLQLNVFLLITTLLVVKPTINSLFLSTLTANALPLAYILTAISAVIGSYFYDRFLERFPLNRVIELTILGCLLCLIIFGIALNLHVDLGYLLYIPYIWVAIYGLLTTSQFWILANLVYNIREAKRVFGFIGAGAIAGGIFGGYLTSLLTRFLDSENLLFVAAFILFFCLPITRFIWKKNVVKTGVLPRKHKIAHRGESPFTLIKQSKLLSLMAVVIGISVMVAKLVDYQYSHYASELILNSEDLTSFFGFWFSTLSVVSLLIQLFLTKRIVGTFGVGKSLLWLPTGILIGSIVLLFVPQLGVVVFIKIVDGSLKQSVNKSATELLSIPIPIDIKKKTKTFIDVVIDSIATGLAGLILIFFINGLNIHSIYVSIITIVLIVIWIGYIFKLRIAYINAFKNLLDTSAAKGVDKPKKEERPVTSIINSIKDVFEHGSENQILHMLGRTLEAPDERLFASTKSLLNHNSVKVKALAIENLYFLKTEDLSDQIEPLIHDPDQDLTTSAFRYLIHKRKRDTLDLFESYLNSGEESVRNATLIGLSLELKNNHIIQERFNFNKWLQMAIDEWSMATDTELKTIKIQTILEAIGNIHAKSFYYIISNQLQSKDIEIVKVAIENAAKTKDHMFLDDIVSWLSKKETRQHAIAALHEYDEHIIDELTQKTMEEHYDLDDAHVIPAVLETFASQKAVHALIKLIDTTEHSVTIEAIESLKHLKWTHPNLKIKDRFVVDKILDECQVYQSTLSSIHSQIIINFKEKSDRVNSKAEDEARNGLMHILEQRLDRQLHRIFKFLGLKFPPNDIDPILDIIINGEEEQRVNAIEFLDNILDYHLKRELIPIAESALYNNEISEEIIKKLNLKVYSEAECYKILLQRHDIKIKHAVLYLIEKTNRKTFIPLVQMVLNDHSESIRNQAQQTLEVLKKAS, from the coding sequence ATGCGACTAATACAACCAGTTAAAACCTACTTATTAAATGTTTTCGACTTAAATGAGGATGAGTTACAGAAAACATTATTATTACAACTTAATGTATTTTTATTAATAACTACTTTACTTGTTGTTAAACCAACAATAAATTCGTTATTTCTATCTACTCTTACAGCCAATGCTTTACCATTGGCTTATATATTAACAGCTATTTCTGCCGTAATTGGATCTTATTTTTACGATAGATTCTTAGAACGCTTTCCCTTAAATCGAGTTATAGAACTCACGATTTTAGGGTGCCTGTTATGTCTTATAATTTTTGGAATTGCACTAAACCTTCATGTCGATTTAGGCTATTTACTTTACATTCCATACATCTGGGTTGCCATTTATGGCTTATTAACCACATCTCAATTCTGGATTTTAGCCAACTTAGTGTACAACATTCGCGAAGCCAAGCGTGTTTTTGGGTTTATAGGTGCGGGAGCTATTGCTGGGGGTATTTTTGGAGGATATTTAACTTCGCTGTTAACACGTTTTTTAGATTCAGAAAATTTATTATTTGTAGCTGCTTTTATTTTATTTTTCTGCCTTCCTATCACACGTTTTATTTGGAAGAAAAATGTTGTTAAAACCGGTGTTTTACCAAGAAAACATAAAATTGCACATCGCGGAGAATCTCCGTTTACCCTAATTAAGCAATCTAAATTATTAAGCTTAATGGCGGTTGTTATTGGAATTAGTGTAATGGTGGCCAAATTGGTAGATTATCAATACAGTCATTATGCTTCAGAGCTCATTTTAAATTCTGAAGATTTAACCTCCTTCTTCGGGTTTTGGTTTTCAACCTTAAGTGTGGTGTCCTTGCTTATTCAATTGTTTTTAACAAAGCGCATCGTGGGAACCTTTGGAGTAGGTAAATCGTTGTTATGGTTACCAACAGGTATCTTAATAGGATCTATAGTGTTGCTTTTTGTACCTCAGTTAGGAGTGGTTGTATTTATAAAAATTGTTGATGGGAGTTTAAAACAATCGGTAAATAAATCGGCTACAGAATTACTCTCTATTCCTATTCCTATAGATATAAAGAAAAAAACCAAAACGTTTATCGATGTGGTGATAGATAGTATTGCTACGGGACTAGCAGGACTAATTCTTATATTCTTTATTAATGGTCTTAATATTCATTCTATTTATGTAAGTATTATTACCATCGTTCTAATTGTTATTTGGATAGGATATATTTTTAAACTTCGAATAGCCTATATTAATGCATTTAAAAATTTATTAGACACATCGGCTGCTAAAGGTGTCGATAAACCTAAAAAGGAGGAACGTCCGGTTACGTCTATTATCAATAGTATAAAAGATGTGTTCGAGCATGGTTCCGAAAATCAGATATTACATATGTTAGGGAGAACACTCGAGGCTCCAGACGAGCGTTTGTTTGCTTCAACCAAATCTCTGCTAAATCACAACTCGGTTAAAGTAAAAGCCTTGGCTATAGAAAATTTATATTTTTTAAAAACCGAAGATCTTTCAGATCAAATAGAGCCTTTAATCCACGATCCCGACCAAGACTTAACAACTAGTGCGTTTCGATATCTTATTCATAAACGAAAGCGGGATACCTTAGATCTTTTTGAATCGTATTTAAATAGTGGGGAAGAGTCTGTTAGAAATGCCACGCTTATTGGATTGTCTTTAGAGTTAAAAAACAATCATATTATTCAAGAGCGCTTTAACTTTAATAAATGGTTGCAAATGGCGATAGACGAATGGAGTATGGCCACAGATACAGAGCTTAAAACCATAAAAATACAAACCATTTTAGAGGCTATTGGTAACATTCACGCCAAATCCTTTTATTATATCATTAGTAATCAATTACAAAGTAAGGACATTGAAATTGTGAAAGTAGCCATAGAAAATGCGGCGAAAACTAAAGACCATATGTTTTTAGATGATATTGTTTCTTGGTTATCTAAAAAGGAAACTAGACAACATGCCATTGCAGCACTTCATGAATACGACGAGCATATTATTGATGAGCTCACACAAAAGACTATGGAGGAGCATTACGATTTAGATGATGCTCATGTTATCCCTGCCGTTTTAGAAACTTTTGCCTCCCAAAAGGCTGTGCACGCTTTAATTAAACTTATAGATACCACAGAGCATTCTGTAACCATAGAGGCTATAGAGAGTTTAAAACATTTAAAATGGACGCATCCAAATCTTAAAATAAAAGACCGTTTTGTGGTTGATAAAATTCTAGATGAATGCCAAGTCTATCAAAGCACGTTGTCCTCCATACACTCTCAAATTATTATTAATTTTAAAGAGAAGAGCGATCGTGTTAATTCGAAAGCGGAAGACGAGGCTAGAAATGGATTAATGCACATTTTAGAGCAACGATTAGATCGTCAGTTACACCGTATTTTTAAGTTTTTAGGACTTAAATTTCCTCCAAATGATATCGATCCTATTCTGGATATTATAATCAATGGTGAAGAAGAACAGCGAGTAAATGCTATCGAGTTTTTAGATAATATTCTAGATTATCATTTAAAGCGCGAATTAATACCTATAGCAGAATCGGCCTTGTACAACAATGAAATCTCTGAAGAGATTATTAAAAAACTGAATCTAAAAGTGTACAGTGAAGCCGAATGTTATAAAATATTACTGCAACGTCACGATATAAAAATTAAGCATGCCGTATTGTATTTAATAGAAAAAACCAACAGAAAAACATTTATTCCGTTGGTTCAGATGGTATTAAACGATCATAGCGAAAGTATTCGAAATCAAGCTCAGCAAACACTAGAAGTGTTGAAAAAAGCGTCTTAA
- a CDS encoding VOC family protein, whose amino-acid sequence MPALNPYLTFLGNCEEAFNFYKSVFGGEFSYLGRFGDMPPQEGVELSEADKSKIMHMSLPIDDSTILMGSDTVGDWGVKTIIGNNISLSLNVESKAKADALFESLSAGGKVTMPMDDTFWGDYFGMFTDKFNINWMISYSKTQE is encoded by the coding sequence ATGCCAGCATTAAATCCGTATCTCACATTTTTAGGGAATTGTGAAGAAGCTTTCAATTTTTATAAATCTGTTTTTGGAGGCGAATTTTCGTATTTAGGTCGGTTTGGAGACATGCCACCCCAAGAAGGTGTTGAACTGTCTGAAGCCGATAAAAGTAAAATCATGCATATGAGTTTACCAATAGATGATTCTACAATTTTAATGGGCAGTGATACCGTAGGAGATTGGGGTGTAAAAACCATTATTGGAAACAATATTAGCTTATCTTTAAATGTAGAAAGTAAGGCTAAAGCCGATGCTTTATTTGAATCGCTTTCTGCCGGAGGCAAAGTAACTATGCCAATGGACGATACGTTTTGGGGTGACTACTTCGGAATGTTTACAGATAAGTTTAATATCAATTGGATGATAAGTTATTCTAAAACTCAGGAATAA
- a CDS encoding serine hydrolase, translating to MKKGSKKHFKSLFFGALILTSSILGTKTLAKYKVNPNNLSSKLEYSGAFSADDNYANLPFTAPEEDFRPLDLYKNNAFTANLKEEIFKNKTWKNLILNKKMAIGVVDLNDPEAPRFANLNGDEMMYAASLPKIAVLLAAEDAIESGELNETSDVKNDMRIMISKSNNQATTRMIDRVGFQKIEDVLTSDKYHLYDKEQGGGLWVGKRYAASGATNREPLKNLSHAATAEQVCRFYYLMLHGRLVSPKRSKHMLDMMENPELHHKFVNTLEKLAPNARLFRKSGSWKNWHADSILVWDAERKYILVALIENENGEQIIRNLVSPIEKAINITPNATNTTS from the coding sequence ATGAAAAAAGGCAGTAAAAAACATTTTAAATCCTTGTTTTTCGGAGCACTGATTTTAACTTCATCCATCTTAGGGACAAAAACTTTAGCAAAATATAAGGTTAACCCAAATAACTTATCTTCAAAATTAGAATATTCAGGAGCATTTAGTGCCGATGATAATTATGCAAATCTGCCGTTTACTGCACCCGAAGAAGATTTTAGACCTTTAGATTTATATAAAAACAATGCTTTTACAGCTAATCTTAAGGAAGAGATTTTTAAAAATAAAACCTGGAAAAATCTTATTCTAAATAAAAAGATGGCTATTGGTGTGGTCGATTTAAACGATCCTGAAGCTCCAAGATTTGCCAATCTTAACGGGGATGAAATGATGTATGCGGCTAGCTTACCTAAAATAGCGGTGCTTTTAGCTGCGGAGGATGCTATTGAAAGCGGAGAATTAAATGAAACTTCTGATGTTAAGAATGATATGCGGATCATGATTAGTAAATCGAACAATCAGGCTACAACTCGAATGATTGATCGTGTAGGGTTTCAAAAAATTGAAGATGTTTTAACTTCAGATAAATATCACTTGTACGATAAAGAGCAAGGCGGTGGATTATGGGTAGGAAAGCGTTATGCGGCTTCTGGTGCAACGAATAGAGAGCCGTTGAAAAATTTAAGTCATGCAGCTACTGCAGAACAAGTTTGTAGGTTTTATTATTTAATGCTTCACGGAAGATTGGTAAGTCCGAAACGTTCTAAGCATATGCTAGACATGATGGAAAATCCTGAATTGCATCATAAATTTGTGAACACACTAGAGAAGTTAGCGCCTAACGCTAGATTGTTTAGAAAATCTGGTTCATGGAAAAATTGGCATGCCGATTCTATTTTAGTGTGGGATGCAGAAAGAAAATATATATTAGTAGCTTTAATAGAAAATGAGAATGGCGAACAAATTATTCGTAATTTGGTATCTCCAATAGAGAAAGCTATAAATATAACCCCTAATGCGACTAATACAACCAGTTAA
- a CDS encoding DUF456 domain-containing protein codes for MDIALIILGFICMIVGILGSFLPVLPGPPISWLGLLLLYLTKTIPNNWTVLGITLVIAIGIVLLDYAIPVMGTKKFGGTRSGVIGTTVGLVVSILFPILGFIGIIVWPFIGAFVGEMIYKANHKTAAKAAFGSFLGFLTGTLLKFIVAMVYFGLFIRLFWKYKEGFNPF; via the coding sequence ATGGATATAGCATTAATTATTCTGGGTTTTATATGTATGATAGTTGGCATACTAGGTAGTTTTTTACCTGTTTTACCAGGGCCACCAATAAGTTGGTTAGGGTTGTTGTTATTATATTTAACCAAGACCATACCTAATAACTGGACCGTTTTAGGTATTACACTTGTTATTGCTATAGGTATTGTGCTTTTGGATTATGCAATACCTGTAATGGGAACGAAGAAATTTGGAGGAACCAGATCTGGAGTTATAGGAACCACGGTCGGGTTAGTGGTGTCTATTCTGTTTCCTATACTAGGATTTATAGGAATCATTGTTTGGCCATTTATAGGGGCATTTGTAGGAGAAATGATTTATAAGGCCAATCATAAAACAGCGGCTAAAGCAGCTTTTGGATCGTTTTTAGGCTTTCTTACAGGGACCTTATTAAAGTTTATAGTTGCTATGGTGTATTTTGGACTTTTTATTCGGTTGTTTTGGAAGTATAAAGAAGGCTTCAATCCGTTTTAA
- a CDS encoding serine hydrolase, translating to MKKIVLLIVVLASFGFTANYYYPIDGYALTGIKRLAYLERVKSGEIKSHRIPPGAFRPLDSIKLNLVDRRHEVGDVPEVDPELQDRIEGLFRGLDKNYSMTVLDMTEGRPLRYAQHRETAGYQPGSVGKLVVLTAFFNQLCQIFPEGDFEVRRALLKKKIVKAGNWALHDHHTVPIYDLETEKLVKRTIRATDEFTLYEWLDHMVSVSNNGAASVVWREAVLMHVFQGHYPDLTFEEGEEYFKNTPKSELSKMAIDLVNAPLRELGITEDEWRLGKFFTTGAGNYIPGRDGSIGSPIGLIKFVIALEKGEVVDEKSSLEMKRLLYMTDRRIRYAASKSLDSAAVYFKSGSLYSCDKNKPGPCGKYAGNKWNYMNSVAIVEHPDGTRYAVCLMTNVLHKNSAYDHLMLASKIDAIMDPKDED from the coding sequence CTATTTAGAACGTGTTAAAAGCGGCGAAATTAAAAGCCATAGAATTCCACCAGGAGCTTTTAGACCTTTAGATTCTATTAAACTAAACTTAGTAGATAGACGCCATGAAGTTGGAGATGTTCCAGAAGTAGATCCTGAATTACAAGACCGTATAGAGGGTTTATTTAGAGGTTTAGATAAGAATTATTCTATGACGGTTTTAGACATGACTGAGGGAAGACCTTTACGTTATGCACAACACCGCGAAACGGCAGGCTACCAACCAGGAAGTGTTGGTAAACTGGTTGTATTAACAGCTTTTTTCAATCAATTGTGTCAAATTTTTCCGGAAGGCGATTTTGAAGTACGACGTGCTTTATTGAAGAAGAAAATTGTAAAAGCTGGAAACTGGGCATTACACGACCATCATACTGTACCTATTTACGATTTAGAAACCGAAAAACTTGTTAAAAGAACAATAAGAGCTACAGACGAGTTTACACTTTACGAATGGCTAGACCACATGGTTTCTGTGAGTAACAACGGAGCAGCAAGTGTGGTGTGGAGAGAAGCTGTACTGATGCATGTTTTTCAAGGCCATTATCCTGATTTAACCTTTGAAGAAGGCGAGGAATATTTTAAAAACACGCCAAAAAGCGAACTGTCTAAAATGGCAATCGACTTGGTTAATGCGCCTTTAAGAGAGTTAGGAATTACTGAGGACGAATGGCGATTAGGAAAGTTTTTCACCACTGGAGCCGGAAATTACATTCCTGGTAGAGATGGAAGTATTGGAAGCCCGATAGGACTGATAAAATTTGTTATTGCACTTGAAAAAGGCGAGGTTGTCGATGAGAAATCGAGTTTAGAAATGAAACGTCTTTTGTATATGACCGATAGACGTATTCGTTATGCAGCTTCAAAATCTTTAGACAGCGCTGCGGTGTATTTTAAATCGGGTAGTTTATATTCTTGCGACAAAAACAAGCCAGGTCCTTGCGGTAAATACGCCGGTAATAAATGGAATTATATGAACTCAGTTGCCATTGTAGAACACCCGGACGGAACCCGTTATGCAGTTTGTTTAATGACCAACGTATTACATAAAAACTCTGCTTACGACCATTTAATGTTAGCATCAAAAATAGATGCGATTATGGATCCGAAAGACGAAGATTAA
- a CDS encoding response regulator → MKETIRILMTDDHPMILEGYQNTLLSTKKPQQELHIDTANNCDQSVEAMYKSIHTEQPYDVLFIDIKMPPSEDGKYTSGEDLARLARKILPKAKIVILTMFNETYRIHNIVEEFKPEGFLIKSDLTSRELASAFQAILHHPPFYSGSVNRYLKQTIISDIYLDDKNRRILYLLSQGIKTKNLAEHVDLSLSGVEKRKKQLKMLFAIEDGQDETLIEEARKLGFI, encoded by the coding sequence ATGAAAGAGACGATTAGAATTTTAATGACAGATGATCATCCTATGATTTTAGAAGGGTATCAAAACACATTATTATCGACTAAGAAACCTCAGCAAGAATTGCATATCGACACGGCAAACAATTGCGACCAGTCTGTTGAAGCCATGTACAAAAGTATACATACCGAACAACCTTACGATGTGCTTTTTATAGATATTAAAATGCCCCCATCAGAAGATGGGAAATATACCAGCGGTGAAGATTTAGCTAGATTAGCACGTAAAATATTACCCAAGGCAAAAATTGTTATCCTTACCATGTTTAACGAAACTTACCGTATACATAATATAGTAGAAGAATTTAAACCCGAAGGTTTTCTTATTAAAAGCGATTTAACGTCTCGTGAATTAGCAAGTGCTTTCCAAGCCATATTACATCATCCTCCGTTTTACAGCGGAAGTGTAAACAGGTATTTAAAACAAACCATTATTAGTGATATTTATTTAGACGATAAAAATCGTAGAATTCTCTATTTACTCTCACAAGGTATAAAAACAAAAAACTTAGCAGAACATGTCGATCTATCTTTAAGTGGTGTTGAAAAACGAAAAAAACAACTAAAAATGTTATTCGCCATTGAAGACGGACAAGATGAAACCTTAATTGAAGAAGCAAGAAAACTAGGATTCATTTAG
- a CDS encoding BlaI/MecI/CopY family transcriptional regulator, with amino-acid sequence MKSLTKAEEEIMQVLWQLEHANVKAIIEELPDPKPAYNTVSTIVRILESKGFVDYEKQGKGHFYFPLISKQDYSNQSLNTLVDNYFQGSFKSLVSFFVKKNDMSLKELEAVMKEIEKNK; translated from the coding sequence ATGAAATCATTAACAAAAGCAGAAGAAGAAATCATGCAAGTACTTTGGCAACTAGAACACGCCAATGTAAAAGCCATTATAGAAGAATTACCAGACCCAAAACCAGCCTATAATACGGTATCTACTATTGTTAGAATATTAGAGAGTAAAGGCTTTGTAGATTATGAGAAACAAGGAAAAGGTCACTTTTATTTTCCTTTAATCTCAAAACAAGATTATAGCAACCAGTCCTTAAACACTTTGGTTGATAATTATTTTCAAGGTTCCTTTAAAAGTTTAGTATCCTTTTTTGTTAAAAAGAATGATATGAGCTTAAAAGAATTAGAAGCTGTAATGAAGGAAATCGAAAAAAACAAGTAA